The Terriglobus tenax genome contains a region encoding:
- a CDS encoding phosphoribosylanthranilate isomerase, translating into MWVKICANTNLEDARLAAALGADALGFVFAAVSTRRVTPEQVAPIVRELPEAVEKIGVFAELEFASIRAAVEFSGLTGVQLHGSYDPELIKALRREFDGRIDILQTLHWQVTAGLEQAEAFEANARRVAEDGLVTRLLVDAKTPKGDGGTGTVFDWTMAKPSFEVARRAMPVVLAGGLTPDNVAEAIRTLHPWGVDIASGVECAPGKKDPAKLKAFVTAAKAG; encoded by the coding sequence ATGTGGGTAAAGATCTGCGCCAACACGAACCTGGAAGACGCCAGGCTGGCCGCTGCCCTGGGAGCGGATGCGCTGGGCTTCGTCTTCGCGGCGGTAAGCACCCGCCGTGTAACTCCGGAACAGGTCGCGCCAATTGTGCGTGAGCTGCCGGAGGCGGTGGAGAAGATCGGCGTCTTCGCGGAGCTGGAGTTTGCAAGCATTCGCGCTGCGGTGGAGTTTTCCGGGCTGACGGGGGTCCAGTTGCACGGAAGCTACGATCCTGAGCTGATCAAGGCTCTGCGCCGGGAGTTCGATGGCCGTATCGACATTCTGCAGACCCTGCACTGGCAGGTGACCGCCGGGCTGGAGCAGGCGGAGGCGTTTGAAGCCAATGCACGCCGCGTGGCCGAAGACGGACTGGTGACACGGCTGCTGGTGGATGCCAAGACACCGAAGGGCGATGGCGGCACAGGCACGGTCTTTGACTGGACGATGGCGAAACCCAGCTTTGAGGTGGCACGTCGTGCCATGCCGGTGGTGCTGGCCGGTGGCCTGACCCCGGACAACGTCGCCGAAGCGATCCGCACACTGCACCCCTGGGGCGTGGATATTGCCAGCGGCGTGGAATGTGCCCCGGGAAAGAAAGATCCCGCGAAGCTGAAGGCGTTTGTTACGGCGGCGAAGGCAGGCTGA
- a CDS encoding MerR family transcriptional regulator, protein MALGEARTKIPGKPDKIPDKLYFRIGEVARLCGVPAYVLRFWESEFPALKPNKGGTGQRLYRRRDVEFALRVKQLLYDEGYTIAGARQVFKSEQKHKEAPATLFRMEETVDRSKMDGIRQEMRSLIDLLSQPPGAASSPAKRRTASRKPNITPEDSSASTAPERLF, encoded by the coding sequence ATGGCCCTGGGCGAAGCGCGAACCAAGATACCGGGAAAGCCGGACAAGATTCCGGACAAGCTGTACTTCCGGATTGGCGAAGTTGCACGCCTGTGCGGCGTGCCGGCCTACGTGCTGCGCTTCTGGGAGAGCGAGTTCCCTGCCCTGAAGCCCAACAAGGGCGGCACCGGGCAAAGGCTTTACCGCCGCCGGGATGTTGAGTTTGCGCTACGCGTCAAGCAGCTTTTGTACGACGAGGGCTACACCATTGCCGGGGCACGGCAGGTGTTCAAGTCCGAACAGAAGCACAAGGAAGCGCCGGCCACCCTGTTCCGCATGGAAGAGACGGTGGACCGGAGCAAGATGGACGGTATTCGCCAGGAGATGCGATCGTTGATCGATCTGCTGTCGCAGCCTCCGGGTGCAGCTTCCTCTCCTGCCAAACGGCGTACGGCCAGCCGCAAGCCAAACATAACGCCGGAAGATTCTTCCGCCTCCACAGCACCAGAGCGTTTATTCTGA